The window ttggtttacaatccttcatcctttaaCTATTGTGTTGCTATaatatttctttatatatatatatatatatattgtaccttTGGTAAAGTGTAACCATTCAGTGTGACTTTTTTGGTTGTTCTCCGTGGCACTCCCATTGGGATCAGATCTGTGAATCTTTGCATTTCATGAATCATTGCTTCCATGTACGGCATGCGGTTCCTGTCTTGTAATGTTGGGGCGCGATTTCGGCCAATGATGTCATCAATCTCTTTGTGCACTTTAGCTGTGGTGTAAGAAAACAAATCAAGTTCAGCAAAAGTGACCTACCTTCCAATAGGATGTGGAACCTTCTTGAAAATAGTCAATGTGCAATGTGCAATGTTTGGCTATAGGAATGCGAGGTGACTCCCACTGCCACCAGGCCCCAGAATTTAATAGATTTCCCAGGATTAACATAATAATGACTGCTCCTTTTATAGGTTCTGGCACCCCAATGGATCATCTGGTCAATACAGACGATATCTGCTTTGCCGTTCAAATAAATGGAGATGAACTGCAATCCCAAGCATGGCCAAGATGCAACATACAGCGCTGTGTTTGGTAAGAAGTGAGTAGAAGGCAGAACATGTTGATCTCCAATATATAGGGGCCGTCTTTTTAAAGCTATACTAATTATGACCAGCTTGAttgatagtgggggggggggggtgtcaacaCCAGACACCACTGCCGATCAGCTGTTATACTCTATGGATGGAGTTATGGTCTTCCATCTCTGTCTGTAGTATATCATTGCAGATTGGTCGGGTTCCTCACCCCCACCAATCTTCTAGTATTCCAACGCTCGGTGACTAGTATTATAGGTATCTGAAAAATCTCTTTAAGAAAGTTATAAACTGCCCCACTTACCTAAGACATCTGGGTATTTCATGAGTATTAGCAGAGAATAGGTTGTAGTAGTACTTATGGTCTCCACCCCAGCAAAAAAGATCTGGAGGGTGCAGGAAAGTAAGTTCCTCATGTTAAATTCACTGTTTTGGTTAATTTTCTCCTGGAGAAAGATATAAAAAAGATCATTGAAACTATTTTCTGAACAGGGGACTGAAAGTTCTCCAACTTCTCCAAATTCTGGTTCCGGAGATCCAGTAGAAGTCACTGGAGCACAGAGCATAGCTCCATCCTCTGCACCATCATTGACTTACTTACTGCACCGACTTGGCTTAGAGTTTGGCTGAAACGTAAAAGTCCCACTGGCTTGGAGCAGATCATTCAGGGGTCTCGTGATCGGAGGAAAGGCAGAGGTCTAAAGATCTAATGTTCTCAGCTTGATAGATATGCaatgttttttctaaaaaaaaaatctctagaaGAATTACTAATACTCTGTAATTACATTTTTACCAATTTACCTTTTCCATCTTAATTAGAAAGGCATCAATATAGTCTTGGGGATCATCAGGGTCCAAAGCCTTCTGGTTGATTTTCACCCTCGTATCGACATACTGACTAAGATCCCCCAGAAGTTTACTGATTTTCTGATGAGGTCCTGGGATAAAACCCATTAGCCATGGAAACATCTCATATATCTGAGAAAGAAACATACAAGGGGAAATAGATTTATTCATCTAGAAAAAATTATATGTGTTAAAAATCTGGCTTGGGGTCATGAAAGATTATTTTAAAAAACTGTCtagttttcttaaaaataaaacgCACAGGATGTGCTCATTGAAGTATTGGAGAATGGAGATACATTGCAATACCCCCCCAACCTGCAGAGGCACAGTTTTTCAGAAAATAAATGCCCATGTCCCATTATGATCCCTATAGTTATCAATTGAGTGCCCACGCAAGAAAGAAAGACATCTGGTCAAATCTAAAGACAACCCCTAAAATATATGAAGTATATTACCTGTCCCCAAGGTGAGCTGATAGTCACAAATGTTTCATATATACAATTTAAAATTGTAGCTATCTCTTTGTCTTCATAGTTGCAGCGATGTCCAAACATGATGGAGAAGATGACGTTGTAAAAGGCTTTGCTGAGACTCTGCCGAGGATCGATGAATGTATCTAGAAAGTAGATTTAGAGCAAATCAACcactaaaaaaaacattaaagggaatctaccaccaggatgaaagactgtatacaaatgagcctgaggggctccatgctccattaacaccaatggaacctggagcccctcagggtcatttgcatacagtcctccatcctggtggtagttgcccTTTAAAAAACCTACAATTActcatctcctcttcatcttgatcaggACGAtgtccgtcgctagtcttgaGACGACAGAATCACCAAGAAAAGAAAGTTTTAATTAGCAGCACGGtgtgcggggacaagatgtccggtgctctgggctgctaattatgcacatgactgcacctccatttcaCATGCTGGGAGACGGAGGTGACATCACActagaggcatgcataattagtagCCTGGAGcagcagacatcttgtccccgcgctccatgctcctaattataactttcttttctaggtgaactcggtgtgtcaagactaacgatggacagcaccgggatcaagatatagaggagtggaggtgagtacttataggtttttatgttttttcagtggttgatttcatttaagatttttacaataaataaaaagtatagACTAGTTTTGTTACCTTCATACGGTTTGCCTACTATTTAAGTCAATGCATATATATGAGTATACACAAAAGTAGGAGACACAGTAAGTTACAGGCACTGttaggttttgtccctggagatctgcgtAATCATACAAATCATcatgaaaaattgatttatatgccatgattgtagctggacatgcggcactgggggagtgtcctcaaaACACTGCGTTCTTTGATTTCTTCATTCAAAGTGCTCTCCAGCCATTCCCCCTCCTCGGCTGTAATATCTAGCTAGGAGCCTGCTACAGCTCTCACACAGAAGTGCACTAACTgcagctacaaccctggaatataaatccatcctCAATGTCCTGCTTCTAAATTGTATCGCAAACTGATattttatatgttatattgtaagaGTTCCCGCCATTTGGTAGCCTTGTAGATCAgagtaatccccccccccttcccggtaAGAAATGGGTCCTGAGCATAGGCCATCTACAGTTTATCTTTATCCTTTGTCCTGGAGTGGTTCTTACTATATTGACCTCCGGAATTCTTTAGAACTGCTACCAGGTGTTGGGTCTCCTCATGGATTCTATCTTCAAGGCTTCTTTTGCCAAAACCAAAATCTCGCAGGGTCGTGAGAGAAAAGCGTCTGAGGTCCCTCCACTTGTTCATATTTGCAGTAAAGACGAGGCCTATGGACAACATTTCAGTATGAATGTTACTCAGTGGTCTTATAAAATCTTTCCTCCCATTGACCACAGTATCTGATTTTGGGATCTCTCTATCATTCTCCAGGCAACAATGGAAGAAAAACCGGGCCACAATGGGGGAAGGAGACATTAAAAGAGTGATATCAGTTTAGGGGGCACAATAGGGGGCTGGTAATATGTGGGGTCAACGAAAAGGCTGTATAACATGAAGGATGCTAAGGAGGGCTTTTTACATTGTGAAGGTCAAAAGGGCAATAATATATTTTGGGGGAATATTCAGTGTGGGGGAccaaaccaaaagaaaaaaacaccttCTGAAAAACACCTGTAAAAGAAGCCTGAATGGACCGCTCCTACTTACCAGAGTCCTTGTAGAAGGCGTCCCAGGCCGGCATATCTCCTCTATTCAGGTAATCATCACCTTTGTCCAGATATATTTCGCTCACAAGCTTGTACCCACATACCACCACCACGGGGCGAGAGCCCAGATGCACCGTGAACACATCACCATATTTCTTTCGGAGCTGAAAAAAAGATTGGATGAacattgaagggaacctgtcatcaggaaggtcacttttacatgatgacaggttccaatagcctctggcatgttgatttaaagAGCCCCAGTGGTGCATGAGAATAATTCCAGTGCTTTTTAGGTGTTTCCTTAATTTTACCTGCTCTCTGCCAGCAGTGCGTGGTGACTCCCCAAAGGATTTTGGTATAAAAACCCCTTGTATAATGACTCCCCCAATGTGGTCTTTACCCCACTTTAAGGCAAAAATACTTGTTGCTCCACCTGCAGCCCCCACATTCAATAATTCTCTTCCCCTATACGCTAAAACTCTTGTAccccaataataaataacatttatgGTGTGAATAGAGTTGTAGTCAGGATATTGAGAACTAACAGAATTGTGCCACGCGATCCGACTAGGCACTAACTTGCCccttttggtgcaaatttttttCTGCGTTGTcacagtgcagacacaaaactggctcagacacttcataaatacatgtacacgcagtttgcacgttttttttgtagtcagacagaaaactggtgcaaaggctttaataaatgtgggccatcgtGTGACTGGtttgaaagcgtttttcttcattgccgGAAGTGCAAATGCTTTCAAACCAATCCAAAAGCCCGGTAACaattggggggtcatttactaagggcccgattcgcggtttcccgacgtgttacccgaatatttccgatttgcgccgatttcccctgaatagccccgggattttggcgcacgcgatcggattgtgccgcatcggcgctggtatgcacgcaacggaaattgtggggcgtggccgaacgaaaactcgatgGATTCGTAAAAAACcacagcattttaaaaaaaatgcgcttACCTTCACGGTGAACTTGAgggcatttcggcgggcctcggggaacttcagcgcagcagcggcacccggtggacgtcggaggaactgccttagtgaatcccgaccagacccgaatccaccgtagagaacgcgccgctggatcgcgaatggaccgggtaagtaaatctgccccaatgtgacatTAAAACACATGTGTTTCAGAAATGTGATAAAAGATGTAttgcaaacgccacatgtgaccgcaccctgaccgATCCGCATGCAGGTCCCACGGTAAATAGCGCTGTCTCTCTTGGACCTGTGTTGTATGTTTCCATCA is drawn from Engystomops pustulosus chromosome 9, aEngPut4.maternal, whole genome shotgun sequence and contains these coding sequences:
- the LOC140077373 gene encoding cytochrome P450 2G1-like isoform X1 — protein: MEPLLPADKTVMDLPQDLLLFLAFFISCIILFSSIKTLWSRGSLPPGPTPLPLLGNALDVGADIVDSLMKLRKKYGDVFTVHLGSRPVVVVCGYKLVSEIYLDKGDDYLNRGDMPAWDAFYKDSGLVFTANMNKWRDLRRFSLTTLRDFGFGKRSLEDRIHEETQHLVAVLKNSGGQYNTFIDPRQSLSKAFYNVIFSIMFGHRCNYEDKEIATILNCIYETFVTISSPWGQIYEMFPWLMGFIPGPHQKISKLLGDLSQYVDTRVKINQKALDPDDPQDYIDAFLIKMEKEKINQNSEFNMRNLLSCTLQIFFAGVETISTTTTYSLLILMKYPDVLAKVHKEIDDIIGRNRAPTLQDRNRMPYMEAMIHEMQRFTDLIPMGVPRRTTKKVTLNGYTLPKDINIYPMLTTVLKDPNCFKYPTEFNPENFLNEKGEFKRNDAFMPLAAGKRICLGESLVRMELFLFLVTILQNFDLKSPVPVEELDITPNVSGLGNFPKPYKLAFIPR
- the LOC140077373 gene encoding cytochrome P450 2G1-like isoform X2, translating into MEPLLPADKTVMDLPQDLLLFLAFFISCIILFSSIKTLWSRGSLPPGPTPLPLLGNALDVGADIVDSLMKLRKKYGDVFTVHLGSRPVVVVCGYKLVSEIYLDKGDDYLNRGDMPAWDAFYKDSGLVFTANMNKWRDLRRFSLTTLRDFGFGKRSLEDRIHEETQHLVAVLKNSGDTFIDPRQSLSKAFYNVIFSIMFGHRCNYEDKEIATILNCIYETFVTISSPWGQIYEMFPWLMGFIPGPHQKISKLLGDLSQYVDTRVKINQKALDPDDPQDYIDAFLIKMEKEKINQNSEFNMRNLLSCTLQIFFAGVETISTTTTYSLLILMKYPDVLAKVHKEIDDIIGRNRAPTLQDRNRMPYMEAMIHEMQRFTDLIPMGVPRRTTKKVTLNGYTLPKDINIYPMLTTVLKDPNCFKYPTEFNPENFLNEKGEFKRNDAFMPLAAGKRICLGESLVRMELFLFLVTILQNFDLKSPVPVEELDITPNVSGLGNFPKPYKLAFIPR